From Candidatus Sphingomonas colombiensis, one genomic window encodes:
- the sufB gene encoding Fe-S cluster assembly protein SufB: MATKNAEALAAVSKKYEWGFATDIEQDFAPKGLSEDTVRYISAKKGEPQWMLDWRLKAYAKWLEMESPEWAKLNIPPIDYQDAYYYAEPKQKKTISSLDELDPEIRRTYEKLGIPLEEQKVLAGVEGARKVAVDAVFDSVSVATTFREELKAAGVIFLSISEAIREYPDLVKKWLGKVVPQHDNYFATLNSAVFSDGTFVYIPEGVRCPMELSTYFRINAENTGQFERTLIVADKGAYVSYLEGCTAPMRDENQLHAAVVELVALDDAEIKYSTVQNWYPGDENGVGGIYNFVTKRALCQGKNSKVSWTQVETGSAITWKYPSCVLAGENSVGEFYSVAVTNNRQQADTGTKMIHLGKNSRSTIVSKGISAGHSDNTYRGLVRVAPTAEGVRNFTQCDSLLLGDQCGAHTVPYIEVRNPSAQIEHEATTSKISEDQLFYAMSRGLDQEAAVALIVNGFAREVLQQLPMEFAVEAQKLLGISLEGSVG, encoded by the coding sequence ATGGCCACCAAGAATGCCGAGGCGCTCGCTGCCGTCTCGAAGAAATATGAATGGGGTTTCGCCACCGATATCGAGCAGGATTTCGCGCCCAAGGGCCTGTCCGAAGATACGGTGCGTTATATCTCCGCCAAGAAGGGCGAGCCGCAATGGATGCTCGACTGGCGGCTGAAGGCCTATGCCAAATGGCTTGAGATGGAGAGCCCCGAATGGGCCAAGCTCAACATCCCGCCGATCGATTATCAGGATGCTTATTACTACGCCGAGCCGAAGCAGAAGAAGACGATAAGCTCGCTCGACGAACTCGATCCGGAAATCCGCCGCACCTATGAAAAGCTCGGCATTCCGCTTGAGGAGCAGAAGGTGCTCGCCGGTGTGGAGGGCGCGCGCAAGGTCGCGGTCGATGCGGTGTTCGACAGCGTGTCCGTCGCGACGACTTTCCGCGAGGAGCTGAAGGCGGCGGGGGTGATCTTCCTGTCGATCAGCGAGGCGATCCGCGAATATCCCGATCTGGTGAAGAAGTGGCTCGGCAAGGTCGTGCCGCAGCACGATAATTACTTCGCGACCTTGAACAGCGCGGTCTTTTCCGATGGCACGTTCGTCTACATTCCAGAGGGCGTGCGCTGCCCGATGGAGCTGTCGACCTATTTCCGCATCAATGCGGAGAATACCGGCCAGTTCGAGCGCACCCTGATCGTCGCGGACAAGGGCGCCTATGTGTCCTATCTCGAAGGCTGCACCGCGCCGATGCGCGATGAGAACCAACTCCACGCCGCCGTGGTCGAGCTGGTTGCGCTCGACGATGCCGAAATCAAATATTCCACCGTGCAGAATTGGTATCCCGGCGATGAAAACGGCGTCGGCGGCATCTACAATTTCGTCACCAAGCGCGCTTTGTGTCAGGGCAAGAACAGCAAGGTCAGCTGGACGCAGGTGGAAACCGGCTCCGCGATCACCTGGAAATATCCAAGCTGCGTGCTGGCGGGCGAGAACAGCGTCGGCGAGTTTTATTCCGTCGCGGTGACGAACAACCGGCAACAGGCCGATACCGGCACCAAGATGATTCACCTCGGCAAGAACAGCCGCTCGACCATCGTGTCGAAGGGGATCAGCGCCGGGCATTCGGACAACACCTATCGCGGGCTCGTCCGCGTCGCCCCGACGGCCGAGGGCGTGCGCAACTTCACGCAATGCGACAGCCTGCTGCTCGGCGATCAGTGCGGCGCGCATACCGTGCCCTATATCGAGGTGCGCAACCCATCGGCGCAGATCGAGCATGAGGCGACGACCAGCAAGATCAGCGAGGATCAGCTGTTCTACGCCATGTCGCGCGGGCTCGATCAGGAGGCGGCGGTCGCGCTGATCGTCAACGGCTTCGCGCGCGAGGTGCTCCAGCAGCTCCCGATGGAATTCGCGGTCGAGGCGCAGAAGCTGCTCGGCATCAGCCTTGAGGGGAGCGTCGGGTGA
- a CDS encoding SufD family Fe-S cluster assembly protein, whose protein sequence is MSAVLDLPSPREEAWRWADLGALANAATLAPVAAPEADFLDLRGARLLFVDGVLDEARSTLRRVVLAEIDAGTHPLGRRATGKGWALRLDAEAAADPVQIIHVATGGESHLPAEIVLADDAVAEVVETFVGAGWANCFTRVSLGTGARLMRSVRLLQSAGFVSLREETRVATAASLVTIFLGVGGQSSRIDAELTLAGDGAFVDYGGALLTRDEQRQECAVSVRHVAPNGASNQTWRAVAADRSQTSLAARVDVARHAQKTDGVQSLRGLLLDRTATVNLKPELEIFADDVKCAHGATVGELDARALFYMQSRGIAPARAEALLTHAFVADALDRIGHDAVRDVFAADADAWLDAAL, encoded by the coding sequence ATGAGCGCCGTGCTCGATCTTCCTTCCCCCCGCGAGGAGGCGTGGCGCTGGGCCGATCTCGGGGCGCTGGCGAATGCCGCGACGCTCGCGCCGGTGGCAGCACCCGAGGCCGATTTCCTCGATCTGCGCGGCGCGCGCCTGCTGTTCGTCGATGGCGTGCTGGATGAGGCGCGCAGCACGCTGCGCCGCGTCGTGCTTGCGGAGATCGACGCGGGCACGCACCCGCTCGGCCGCCGCGCGACCGGCAAGGGCTGGGCGCTGCGGCTCGATGCCGAGGCGGCGGCGGACCCGGTGCAGATCATCCATGTCGCGACAGGCGGCGAAAGCCATCTGCCGGCAGAGATCGTGCTGGCCGACGATGCGGTGGCGGAGGTGGTGGAAACCTTCGTCGGCGCGGGCTGGGCGAATTGCTTCACCCGCGTTTCGCTCGGCACGGGCGCGCGGCTGATGCGCTCGGTGCGGCTGCTCCAGTCGGCGGGCTTCGTTTCGCTGCGTGAGGAAACCCGCGTCGCGACGGCGGCGAGCCTCGTCACCATCTTCCTCGGCGTCGGCGGGCAGAGCAGCCGGATCGACGCGGAACTGACGCTGGCCGGCGACGGCGCGTTCGTCGATTACGGCGGCGCGCTGCTGACGCGTGACGAGCAGCGGCAGGAATGCGCCGTCTCCGTTCGCCATGTCGCCCCCAACGGCGCCAGCAACCAGACCTGGCGCGCGGTCGCCGCCGATCGCAGCCAGACGAGCCTCGCCGCGCGGGTCGATGTCGCGCGCCACGCGCAGAAAACCGATGGCGTGCAGAGCCTGCGCGGGCTGCTGCTCGATCGCACCGCGACCGTGAACCTCAAGCCCGAGCTGGAGATTTTCGCGGACGACGTGAAATGCGCGCATGGCGCGACGGTCGGCGAACTCGATGCGCGCGCGCTGTTCTACATGCAGAGCCGTGGCATCGCCCCGGCCCGCGCGGAGGCATTGCTGACCCACGCCTTCGTCGCCGACGCGCTCGATCGGATCGGGCATGATGCGGTGCGCGACGTGTTCGCGGCGGACGCCGATGCATGGCTGGACGCGGCGCTATGA
- a CDS encoding TonB-dependent receptor, giving the protein MKGLAWLLGASALACAWSGTAAAQEAPAPQTAATADESDVIVTAQRRNENLMKTPVSASVLSGNQLENKGVLNVDALQFAMPSVVVNNFGQGNDFNVRGIGKAEHNTQTTTGVITYRDGVPSFPGYFQMEPYFDVANIQVLRGPQGTIVGQNATGGAVFVNTNDPIIGGGFHGYANVNYGNYNDLGAQGAINLPVSDTFAARVAFYGQRRDSFYNITGPGGAAYTGNKGDLRSIAGRVSLLWKPNDRLSILSKTDLDYLDMGGYPASPYLDYYKNYPGTSTPNPGHRDLFDMALNSPQAARDKFLRTILKIDYEFDGGIKFRSVSGFQNGNTMYRADLDGTAATASTATTKNSTFFDSVTETQFSQEFNLISPDDRRVTWLVGASGLWNTYFFLKPYQFVIDAPAAGQPLGTAAGQYKLQGRNPERSLAVYGQVGFGITPNLKLELGGRYTASRSTNYVDVLQYGLYIPAVQTTSSDNFSYKASLGWKVSADHYLYAFVATGFRPGGLNVPVGLGQPDPFKPEEVISYEAGWKGNFAGGHLRTTITGFYNDYKNFQVIIGYPTFPTFGIELNVPNSTKIYGFEAEAEIRAGGFSFDAGINVLHSELGTFYASDPRIPSVLPCASLTGPSSVTCINLAGRRQTYAPNLTFNVGAQYEIRAGKDDKIIPRANFGHVGAQWATLFENAALGDRLVARNILNAQLAWEHKSWTVTAYGTNLTNQHYPAALNSGLYFAGAPRQYGVKLLKVF; this is encoded by the coding sequence ATGAAGGGATTGGCATGGCTGTTGGGCGCGTCGGCGCTCGCATGTGCCTGGAGCGGCACCGCAGCGGCGCAGGAAGCGCCTGCGCCACAGACGGCCGCAACCGCCGACGAAAGCGACGTCATCGTCACCGCGCAGCGCCGCAACGAAAATCTGATGAAGACCCCGGTGTCGGCTTCGGTGCTGTCGGGCAACCAGCTTGAGAACAAGGGTGTTCTAAACGTCGATGCGCTCCAGTTCGCGATGCCCAGCGTGGTGGTTAACAACTTCGGCCAGGGCAATGATTTCAACGTCCGCGGCATCGGCAAGGCCGAGCACAACACGCAGACGACGACCGGCGTGATCACCTATCGCGACGGAGTGCCTTCATTCCCGGGCTATTTCCAGATGGAGCCCTATTTCGACGTCGCCAATATTCAGGTGCTGCGCGGCCCGCAGGGCACGATCGTCGGCCAGAATGCGACCGGCGGCGCGGTGTTCGTCAACACCAACGATCCGATCATCGGCGGCGGCTTTCACGGCTATGCCAATGTTAATTACGGCAATTACAACGATTTGGGCGCGCAGGGCGCGATCAATCTGCCGGTGAGCGATACGTTCGCGGCGCGCGTGGCCTTTTATGGGCAACGGCGTGACAGTTTCTACAATATCACCGGGCCGGGCGGCGCGGCCTATACCGGCAACAAGGGCGATCTGCGCAGCATCGCCGGGCGAGTGAGCCTATTGTGGAAGCCGAACGACCGCCTGTCGATCCTGTCGAAAACCGATCTCGATTACCTGGACATGGGTGGTTATCCGGCCAGCCCGTATCTCGATTATTACAAGAACTATCCCGGCACCTCGACGCCGAATCCGGGCCATCGCGACCTGTTCGACATGGCGCTCAATTCGCCGCAGGCGGCGCGGGACAAGTTCCTGCGCACGATCCTGAAGATCGATTATGAGTTCGACGGCGGCATCAAATTCCGTTCGGTCTCCGGCTTCCAGAACGGCAATACGATGTACCGTGCCGATCTCGATGGCACGGCGGCGACGGCCAGCACCGCGACGACGAAGAACTCGACCTTCTTCGACAGCGTCACCGAAACGCAGTTTTCTCAGGAATTCAACCTGATCTCGCCGGACGATCGCCGCGTTACCTGGCTGGTCGGCGCGTCGGGCTTGTGGAACACCTATTTCTTCCTGAAGCCCTATCAGTTCGTGATCGACGCGCCGGCGGCCGGCCAGCCGCTGGGCACGGCAGCGGGCCAATATAAGCTTCAGGGGCGCAATCCGGAGCGGTCGCTCGCAGTATATGGTCAGGTCGGCTTCGGCATCACGCCGAACTTGAAGCTCGAACTGGGCGGGCGCTATACCGCCAGCCGTTCGACCAATTATGTCGATGTGCTCCAATACGGGCTCTACATTCCGGCGGTTCAGACGACCAGTTCGGACAATTTCTCATACAAGGCGTCGCTCGGCTGGAAGGTCAGCGCGGATCATTATCTCTATGCTTTCGTCGCGACCGGCTTCCGCCCCGGCGGCCTTAACGTGCCGGTCGGCCTCGGCCAGCCCGATCCGTTCAAGCCGGAGGAAGTGATCTCTTACGAGGCTGGCTGGAAGGGCAATTTCGCCGGTGGACACCTCCGCACGACGATCACCGGCTTCTACAATGATTACAAGAATTTCCAGGTAATCATCGGCTATCCGACCTTCCCGACCTTCGGGATCGAGCTGAACGTTCCGAACAGTACGAAGATCTACGGGTTCGAGGCCGAGGCCGAAATACGGGCGGGTGGCTTCTCGTTCGATGCCGGCATCAACGTGCTGCACAGCGAGCTTGGCACTTTCTACGCCAGCGATCCGCGTATCCCGAGCGTTCTGCCCTGCGCGTCGCTCACCGGGCCGTCCAGCGTCACCTGCATCAACCTTGCCGGGCGGCGGCAGACTTATGCGCCGAACCTGACGTTCAATGTCGGCGCGCAATATGAGATCCGCGCCGGCAAGGACGACAAGATCATCCCGCGCGCCAATTTCGGCCACGTCGGCGCGCAATGGGCGACCCTGTTCGAAAACGCGGCGCTGGGCGACCGGCTTGTCGCGCGCAACATCCTGAATGCGCAGCTCGCGTGGGAGCACAAGTCCTGGACGGTTACCGCTTACGGTACGAACCTGACCAACCAGCATTATCCGGCGGCGCTCAACAGCGGGCTCTATTTCGCCGGTGCTCCGCGCCAATACGGCGTCAAGCTGCTCAAGGTGTTCTGA
- a CDS encoding AMP-binding protein, whose amino-acid sequence MQAYGLTVDKFLDHAAKWFHDREIVGGEAGHGATRIDYAGLRERSNRMSGALLSLGLAPGDRVGTLAWNTQHHLELYYAAMGVGLVCHTLNPRLTPAHLAAMINEAQDRVLAVAADLLPLLREVAPMCPGIEHVIVLDGVVTEHEWGAAHPARLWLHEALLTAHGVTCTWGGFDENAAAGLCYTSGTTGNPKGVVYTHRSNYLHTLRSLQADAMGLTASDTLLLAVPMFHANGWGLPFAGPAVGARLVLPGRALDGASLARLMRDEGVTLAVGVQTVWLGLADHLEATGEDLPALKRVLIGGSTCPDALIHRLERQLGVEVQTSWGMTELSPLGTIAPAGGGQNLAGASGRPPMGLDLKLTDAAGDTLPEQRGVSGHLKVRGHSVLDRYYRAESDALDAEGYFDTGDLATIDAGGNLTINGRAKDLIKSGGEWINPTEIEAIVGTHPAVRHVAVIGRTDAKWGERPVLIVEMQGSDTDPRALLAMLRGKVADWWVPQQVVEIAEMPLAASGKIDKNRLRANYADPATVAHA is encoded by the coding sequence ATGCAAGCTTACGGCCTGACGGTAGACAAGTTCCTGGATCATGCCGCGAAGTGGTTTCACGACCGCGAAATCGTCGGGGGAGAAGCGGGGCATGGGGCAACCCGGATCGATTATGCGGGGCTGCGCGAACGCAGCAATCGCATGTCGGGGGCGTTGCTCTCGCTCGGGCTTGCGCCGGGGGATCGCGTGGGGACGCTGGCGTGGAACACGCAGCACCATCTGGAGCTATATTATGCCGCGATGGGCGTGGGGTTGGTGTGCCACACGCTTAACCCGCGGCTGACGCCCGCACATCTCGCGGCGATGATCAACGAGGCGCAGGATCGCGTGCTCGCGGTGGCGGCGGACCTGTTGCCGCTGCTGCGCGAGGTAGCCCCGATGTGTCCGGGGATCGAACATGTCATCGTGCTCGATGGTGTGGTGACCGAGCACGAATGGGGCGCGGCGCACCCGGCGCGGCTGTGGTTGCATGAGGCGCTGCTCACCGCGCATGGCGTGACCTGCACATGGGGCGGGTTCGACGAGAATGCGGCGGCCGGCCTGTGCTACACCTCCGGCACCACGGGTAATCCGAAGGGCGTGGTCTATACCCACCGCTCGAACTATCTTCACACGCTGCGCTCGCTCCAGGCGGACGCGATGGGGCTGACCGCGAGCGACACGCTGTTGCTCGCGGTGCCGATGTTCCACGCCAATGGCTGGGGCCTGCCGTTCGCCGGCCCCGCGGTGGGGGCGCGGCTGGTGTTGCCCGGCCGCGCGCTCGACGGTGCGAGCCTCGCGCGGTTGATGCGCGACGAGGGCGTTACGCTGGCGGTGGGCGTCCAGACGGTGTGGCTCGGGCTGGCCGATCACCTTGAAGCGACGGGCGAAGACCTGCCGGCGTTGAAGCGCGTGCTGATCGGCGGCTCGACCTGCCCGGATGCGCTGATCCACCGGCTTGAACGGCAGCTCGGCGTCGAGGTGCAGACCAGTTGGGGGATGACGGAGCTTTCCCCGCTCGGCACGATCGCGCCAGCCGGCGGTGGACAGAATCTTGCCGGTGCTTCGGGCCGGCCCCCCATGGGGCTCGATCTCAAGCTGACCGATGCGGCGGGCGATACATTGCCCGAACAGCGCGGCGTGTCCGGTCACCTGAAGGTCAGGGGGCATAGCGTGCTCGATCGCTATTACCGGGCGGAAAGCGATGCGCTGGACGCCGAGGGCTATTTCGATACCGGCGACCTCGCGACGATCGACGCGGGCGGCAATCTGACGATCAACGGCCGCGCCAAGGATCTGATCAAATCGGGCGGCGAGTGGATCAACCCGACCGAAATTGAGGCGATCGTCGGCACGCATCCTGCGGTGCGCCATGTCGCGGTGATCGGTCGCACCGATGCGAAATGGGGCGAGCGCCCGGTGCTGATCGTCGAGATGCAGGGCAGCGATACCGATCCGCGCGCGCTGCTCGCCATGCTTCGCGGCAAGGTGGCGGACTGGTGGGTCCCGCAACAGGTGGTGGAGATCGCCGAGATGCCGCTCGCGGCCTCGGGCAAGATCGATAAGAACCGGCTCCGCGCAAACTATGCCGATCCGGCAACGGTGGCGCACGCTTAG
- the sufC gene encoding Fe-S cluster assembly ATPase SufC, with translation MLKIENLHAEVDGKPILKGLTLSVNAGEIHAIMGPNGAGKSTLGYVLGGRPGYEVTEGSVTFDGQDLLELEPHERAAAGLFLGFQYPVEIPGVSNVQFLRESLNAQRHARGEKPLSGGEFLKLAREQAKQLEMDAEMLKRPVNVGFSGGEKKRNEMVQMGVIAPKFAILDETDSGLDIDALRIVGDGINRIMRHADKAVLLITHYQRLLDYVKPDFVHVLDDGRITRTGGPELALQLEREGYVEVAA, from the coding sequence ATGTTGAAGATTGAAAACCTCCACGCCGAAGTCGACGGCAAGCCGATCCTCAAGGGGCTGACGCTCAGCGTCAACGCGGGCGAAATCCATGCGATCATGGGGCCGAACGGCGCGGGTAAGTCGACGCTGGGTTATGTTCTCGGCGGCCGCCCCGGCTATGAGGTGACGGAAGGCTCGGTGACGTTCGACGGGCAGGATCTGCTCGAACTCGAGCCGCATGAGCGCGCCGCCGCCGGGCTGTTCCTCGGTTTCCAGTATCCGGTCGAGATTCCGGGCGTGTCGAACGTCCAGTTCCTGCGCGAGAGCCTCAACGCCCAGCGCCACGCGCGCGGCGAAAAGCCGCTGTCGGGCGGCGAGTTCCTGAAGCTCGCCCGCGAACAGGCGAAGCAGCTCGAAATGGATGCCGAGATGCTCAAGCGTCCGGTCAACGTCGGCTTTTCCGGCGGCGAGAAGAAGCGCAACGAGATGGTGCAGATGGGCGTCATCGCGCCCAAGTTCGCGATCCTCGACGAGACCGACAGCGGCCTCGATATCGATGCGCTGCGCATCGTTGGCGATGGCATCAACCGCATCATGCGGCACGCTGACAAGGCGGTGCTGCTCATCACCCATTATCAGCGGCTGCTCGATTACGTGAAGCCCGATTTCGTCCACGTCCTCGATGACGGCCGCATCACGCGTACCGGCGGGCCGGAGCTGGCGTTGCAGCTCGAACGCGAAGGCTATGTGGAGGTGGCGGCGTAA
- a CDS encoding SUF system Fe-S cluster assembly protein encodes MNDPIRIEEVDAVASPPRARVEDAQETVSETFERKRDYLSGFLAQKPAAAAAGEPGGALYEAVLDALKEIYDPEIPVNIYDLGLIYGVEVTDDGHAVVTMTLTTPHCPVAESMPGEVEMRVSAVPGIAFTDVNLVWDPPWDPAKMSDEARLELGML; translated from the coding sequence ATGAACGACCCGATCCGCATCGAGGAAGTGGACGCAGTGGCGTCGCCGCCCCGCGCGCGTGTTGAGGATGCGCAGGAAACGGTAAGCGAGACGTTCGAGCGCAAGCGCGATTATCTCTCCGGCTTCCTCGCGCAAAAGCCGGCCGCCGCCGCTGCGGGCGAGCCGGGTGGCGCGCTTTACGAGGCGGTGCTCGATGCGCTGAAGGAAATCTATGATCCCGAAATCCCGGTGAACATCTATGATCTCGGGCTGATCTATGGCGTCGAGGTTACTGACGATGGCCATGCCGTCGTCACCATGACGCTCACCACGCCGCATTGCCCGGTGGCGGAATCAATGCCCGGCGAGGTGGAGATGCGGGTCAGCGCGGTGCCCGGCATCGCCTTCACCGATGTGAACCTTGTCTGGGATCCGCCATGGGATCCGGCCAAGATGTCGGATGAGGCGCGGCTCGAGCTGGGGATGTTGTGA
- a CDS encoding iron-sulfur cluster assembly accessory protein gives MSEVKARVRPAALILTPTAEVRIAALMAKAPQGAIGVKLSTPRRGCSGLAYSVDYVSEAVAFDEKIETPGGTLYVDGGSILYLIGSTMDWVEDDFAAGFVFNNPNAKGACGCGESFTV, from the coding sequence ATGAGCGAGGTGAAGGCCCGTGTGCGCCCTGCCGCGCTCATCCTCACGCCGACAGCAGAGGTGCGGATCGCCGCGCTGATGGCCAAAGCGCCGCAAGGGGCGATCGGCGTCAAGCTCTCCACCCCGCGTCGCGGCTGCTCGGGCCTCGCCTATTCGGTCGATTATGTCAGCGAGGCGGTGGCGTTCGACGAGAAGATCGAAACGCCGGGCGGCACGCTCTATGTCGATGGCGGGTCGATCCTCTATCTGATCGGCTCGACGATGGATTGGGTGGAAGACGATTTCGCCGCGGGCTTCGTCTTCAACAATCCCAATGCCAAGGGCGCGTGCGGCTGCGGGGAAAGCTTCACCGTCTGA
- a CDS encoding alpha-D-glucose phosphate-specific phosphoglucomutase — MIETVATTPYPDQQPGTSGLRKKVRVFQQPHYAENFIQSVFDVVEGKQGATLVIGGDGRFLNREVTATAIRMAAANGFGRVVVGQGGILSTPAASHLIRKRGAIGGLILSASHNPGGPDEDFGIKYNVANGGPAPEKITEAIFHRSAAIDTFRIVNVPAVDIDTPGISTLAGLEVEVIDPVADYADMMERLFDFAAIRGAGLSMKFDAMSAVTGPYAIEILERRLGFAPGTVLNGTPLEDFGGHHPDPNLVHARALYDLMMAPDASDFGAASDGDGDRNLIIGRGIFITPSDSLAMLAANAHLAPGYAHGLKGIARSMPTSAAADRVAAALGVPAFETPTGWKFFGNLLDAGMATICGEESAGTGSDHVREKDGLWAVLLWLNILAVTGKSVARIAHDHWARFGRNYYARHDYEAIESSHANALMVELRAASVRLPGRAFGPLTVAAADDFAYHDPVDGSVSERQGVRVLFEGGSRVVFRLSGTGTSGATLRVYLERYEPVGGTLDADTTAMLADIAAAAEAIAGITRHTGRTAPDVVT, encoded by the coding sequence ATGATCGAAACCGTCGCCACCACGCCTTATCCTGATCAGCAGCCGGGCACCTCCGGCCTGCGCAAGAAGGTCCGCGTCTTTCAGCAGCCGCATTATGCGGAGAATTTCATCCAGTCGGTGTTCGACGTGGTGGAGGGGAAGCAGGGCGCGACGCTGGTGATCGGCGGCGACGGCCGGTTCCTCAACCGTGAGGTTACGGCCACGGCGATCCGCATGGCGGCGGCCAATGGCTTCGGCCGGGTCGTGGTGGGGCAGGGGGGTATCCTCTCGACGCCCGCCGCCTCGCATCTGATCCGCAAGCGCGGCGCGATCGGTGGGCTGATCCTGTCCGCCAGCCACAATCCCGGTGGCCCGGATGAGGATTTCGGGATCAAGTACAATGTCGCCAACGGCGGCCCCGCGCCGGAGAAAATCACCGAGGCGATTTTCCACAGAAGCGCCGCGATCGACACCTTTCGTATCGTGAACGTACCGGCTGTGGATATCGACACACCGGGAATTTCCACACTCGCCGGCCTCGAGGTCGAGGTGATCGACCCAGTCGCCGACTATGCCGACATGATGGAGCGCTTGTTCGATTTCGCCGCGATCCGTGGCGCCGGGCTCAGCATGAAGTTCGATGCGATGAGCGCGGTGACCGGGCCTTATGCGATTGAAATTCTTGAACGAAGATTGGGGTTCGCGCCGGGGACGGTGTTGAATGGAACACCGCTGGAGGATTTCGGCGGCCACCATCCCGATCCCAATCTGGTCCATGCGCGCGCGCTTTATGATCTGATGATGGCGCCCGATGCCTCCGATTTCGGCGCGGCGTCTGACGGCGATGGCGATCGTAACCTCATCATCGGACGCGGTATTTTCATCACCCCGTCCGATAGTCTCGCGATGCTCGCCGCCAATGCGCATCTCGCGCCGGGCTATGCCCATGGGCTGAAGGGGATTGCGCGCTCGATGCCGACCAGCGCGGCGGCCGATCGCGTCGCGGCGGCGCTCGGCGTGCCTGCGTTCGAGACGCCAACCGGCTGGAAGTTCTTCGGAAATCTGCTCGATGCCGGGATGGCGACGATCTGTGGCGAGGAAAGCGCGGGCACCGGATCGGATCATGTCCGCGAAAAGGACGGGCTGTGGGCGGTGCTGTTGTGGCTCAACATTCTCGCCGTCACGGGCAAGTCCGTGGCGCGGATCGCGCACGATCACTGGGCGCGCTTCGGCCGCAATTATTATGCGCGGCACGATTATGAAGCGATCGAAAGTTCACACGCCAATGCGCTGATGGTCGAATTGCGTGCCGCGAGCGTCCGCCTTCCCGGCCGCGCTTTCGGCCCGCTCACCGTCGCGGCGGCGGATGATTTTGCCTATCACGATCCGGTCGATGGCTCGGTCAGCGAGCGGCAGGGCGTCCGCGTGCTGTTCGAAGGCGGCAGCCGCGTCGTGTTTCGCCTCTCCGGCACCGGCACCAGCGGCGCCACGTTGCGCGTCTATCTCGAACGCTATGAGCCGGTCGGCGGCACGCTCGACGCCGATACGACCGCGATGCTCGCGGACATCGCCGCCGCCGCTGAAGCGATCGCCGGCATCACCCGCCACACCGGCCGCACCGCGCCCGACGTCGTCACCTGA
- a CDS encoding cysteine desulfurase has translation MTTLAAAERLLDVVADFPAIPAGWAYLDTAATAQKPQVVVDAIARGYGETYATVHRGVYQRSADMTLAFEAARRRVAEFIGGQPDECIFVRGATEGINLVAQCWAANQLKAGDRILLSQLEHHSNIVPWQMVAERVGAAIDVVPLTADHRIDLDAMAAMLRPEHKLVALAHVSNVLGSVLDARRAADLAHGVGAKILIDGCQAVARLTVDVAALDCDFYVFSGHKLYGPTGIGVLWARAELLDAMPPWHGGGAMIDRVTFAKTTYAPPPARFEAGTPHIIGVIGLHAAIDYVAGLGLDRIHAHEAALVAEARARLMQLNSVRLFGPAESAGIVSFTVDGVHPHDVGTILDEAGVAIRAGHHCAQPLMEALGVEATARASFGVYNGAADIEALVKGIERVTRIFG, from the coding sequence ATGACGACGCTCGCCGCCGCTGAACGCCTGCTCGACGTGGTGGCGGATTTCCCCGCAATCCCCGCCGGTTGGGCGTATCTCGATACCGCCGCGACCGCGCAGAAGCCGCAGGTCGTGGTCGATGCGATCGCGCGCGGCTATGGCGAAACCTACGCCACGGTGCATCGCGGCGTCTATCAGCGTTCCGCCGACATGACGCTTGCGTTTGAGGCGGCGCGGCGGCGGGTGGCGGAATTCATCGGTGGCCAGCCGGACGAATGCATCTTCGTGCGCGGCGCGACGGAGGGGATCAATCTCGTCGCGCAATGCTGGGCCGCCAATCAGCTCAAGGCGGGCGACCGCATCCTGCTCAGCCAGCTTGAGCATCATTCCAATATCGTGCCGTGGCAGATGGTGGCGGAGCGCGTCGGCGCGGCGATCGACGTTGTCCCGCTCACCGCCGATCACCGCATCGATCTGGACGCGATGGCGGCGATGTTGCGGCCGGAGCATAAGCTGGTCGCGCTGGCGCATGTCTCGAACGTGCTCGGCTCGGTGCTCGATGCGCGCCGCGCCGCCGATCTGGCGCATGGTGTCGGCGCGAAGATCCTGATCGACGGGTGCCAGGCGGTGGCGCGCCTGACGGTGGACGTCGCGGCGCTCGATTGCGATTTCTACGTCTTTTCCGGGCACAAGCTCTACGGCCCAACCGGGATCGGCGTGTTGTGGGCGCGTGCCGAGCTGCTCGATGCGATGCCGCCATGGCATGGCGGCGGCGCGATGATCGATCGCGTGACCTTCGCCAAGACCACTTATGCCCCGCCGCCCGCGCGGTTCGAGGCGGGGACGCCGCATATCATCGGGGTGATCGGGCTTCACGCCGCGATTGATTATGTCGCCGGGCTTGGGCTGGATCGCATCCACGCGCATGAGGCGGCGCTGGTCGCCGAGGCGCGTGCGCGGCTGATGCAGCTCAATTCGGTGCGGCTGTTCGGGCCGGCGGAATCGGCCGGGATCGTCTCCTTCACGGTCGATGGGGTGCATCCGCACGATGTCGGCACCATATTGGATGAAGCGGGTGTGGCGATCCGCGCCGGCCACCATTGCGCGCAGCCGCTGATGGAGGCGCTGGGCGTGGAGGCGACGGCGCGTGCCAGCTTCGGCGTGTATAATGGCGCGGCGGATATCGAAGCGCTGGTGAAGGGTATCGAGCGAGTGACGAGGATTTTCGGATGA